AATTTCAAAAAATAAAAATTGAATGGAATACCATTAATTCATCAAAATTATTTCAATATAGGTAATATCATAATCATATTCTTTTTAATTAAATTTTGGTGGTTTTCCATGCTTATCTATGAATTCTTTTAGTAAAATGTTCTGCCTTTGTTTTGAACTCTTCTTACTATTATTTTCACGGTATCTGAAGTAGACAGTACTTGTTGTTTTTTCTGATTCATCATTAAATTGCACTAAAAGATTATGTCTCAGTTTTCCTTCGCCTATATATATCACTTCTTTCTTAACATCTGCTAATTGATAAACACCGTATGTATTTAGCAGTTCTTTAACATTTTCTTCATTGAAATCAATCCAACGTTTTGATACTGGCATTCACTACCTCCGTTTTAAACTCTTATTTATAATAGTTTGTATTTGATGTATATAAGCACTTAGGTCTTTAGTTTTTAAATTAATGTTTGTCAATAATTGTTTCTCTAACTGCAAACCAGTATATAGATAGTTCTTTTTCAATTTCTTTGTAATCTGGAAATTTAGAATGAATTATTGCCCAGAATTTCTTGCTGTGGTTCAATTCAATAAGATGGGCCATTTCATGGAAAACAAGATATTCAATAAGATTTTCAGGTAGATAAATCAGGTATCTGTTGATGCTGATGTTCCTTTTTGAGCTGCAACTTCCCCATCTTGACTTCATCTTCCTGAAATACACACGATTTACCCTTACATTAAGTTCATTAGAGAACTTTTGTACATATTCATTGATAATTTGTCTAAAATTCTCTTCGCTTCTATTAAAATTAAGCTGTTTTTCTTTAGCATCATTTTTTGATGTTTCA
The window above is part of the Methanobacterium sp. genome. Proteins encoded here:
- a CDS encoding M48 family metallopeptidase, whose protein sequence is MQKSFKIDNLNIKYDIIPRKVKYWRLEIKYGKLVLITPHGFRNYEKILEKHKKWIYRKLIEYETSKNDAKEKQLNFNRSEENFRQIINEYVQKFSNELNVRVNRVYFRKMKSRWGSCSSKRNISINRYLIYLPENLIEYLVFHEMAHLIELNHSKKFWAIIHSKFPDYKEIEKELSIYWFAVRETIIDKH